A section of the candidate division KSB1 bacterium genome encodes:
- a CDS encoding mannose-1-phosphate guanylyltransferase, producing the protein MFALIMAGGVGTRFWPRSRVRRPKQVLNIVGQRSLIQDTIARLSGLVPCDKTFVICLEAQREILAQQLPELAPQQIIAEPRGKDTAPCIGLGALYLRRIDPEAVMVAMPADHVVVRERAFRKILKAAEIIARTRDCLVTIGIQPTYPATGYGYIQHETTELQRLAGVSCYAVKTFAEKPSLEYAQQFLASGDFLWNSGIFVWKVSRILAEIESKLPELYEGLCEIDRHIGNKTERKVIERVYRQTRSISIDYGVMERADNIVVLKGDFGWSDVGSWEEVYKLGRRDKEDNVSEGELASYEARGCYVWAPHKLVALLGVNDLVVVDTEDALLICPRQRSQEVKQLVDAMRRRNFDRYL; encoded by the coding sequence ATGTTTGCTCTCATCATGGCCGGTGGCGTAGGCACCCGCTTCTGGCCGCGCAGTCGCGTGCGCCGACCCAAACAGGTGTTGAACATCGTCGGGCAGCGCTCGCTGATCCAGGATACCATAGCGCGGCTTTCCGGCCTGGTGCCCTGCGACAAGACCTTCGTCATCTGCCTGGAGGCACAGCGCGAGATCCTGGCGCAGCAACTCCCGGAACTGGCGCCGCAGCAAATCATTGCCGAGCCGCGCGGAAAGGATACCGCCCCGTGCATCGGGTTGGGTGCCCTCTATCTGCGCCGCATAGACCCTGAGGCCGTGATGGTGGCTATGCCTGCCGACCATGTGGTGGTACGCGAGCGGGCGTTCCGCAAGATCCTGAAGGCGGCAGAAATCATCGCCCGCACCCGCGATTGCCTGGTGACCATCGGCATTCAGCCCACCTATCCGGCCACCGGGTACGGGTATATCCAGCACGAGACCACTGAACTGCAGAGGCTGGCCGGGGTGTCGTGCTATGCCGTCAAGACCTTTGCCGAAAAGCCCTCTTTGGAATACGCGCAGCAGTTCCTCGCCAGCGGCGATTTCTTGTGGAACAGCGGCATCTTTGTCTGGAAGGTGAGCCGCATCCTTGCCGAGATCGAGAGCAAGCTGCCGGAGCTTTACGAGGGGCTGTGCGAGATCGATCGCCACATTGGCAACAAGACGGAGCGGAAGGTCATCGAGCGCGTCTACCGGCAGACGCGCAGCATCTCCATCGACTACGGCGTCATGGAAAGGGCTGACAACATCGTGGTGCTCAAGGGCGACTTTGGCTGGAGCGATGTGGGCAGTTGGGAGGAGGTCTACAAGCTGGGGCGGCGTGACAAAGAGGACAACGTCAGCGAAGGGGAATTGGCCAGCTACGAGGCGCGTGGCTGCTACGTGTGGGCGCCTCACAAGCTGGTGGCCCTGCTGGGGGTCAACGACCTTGTCGTAGTTGACACCGAGGATGCGCTGCTCATCTGTCCACGGCAGCGTTCCCAAGAGGTCAAGCAGTTGGTCGACGCCATGCGTCGCCGCAATTTTGACCGGTATCTGTAG
- a CDS encoding aldehyde dehydrogenase family protein → MAKRYRMLIDGEWWEGKDTFAVTNPFSGQRVAAVARGSPADLSAAIAAARRAFDTMRRMPPYERVALLQGIVANLRKRAKELAETIVAEAGKPIRFAQGEVDRAIYTFTVAAEEAKGIAGEVIPLDLLPTAKGHFGYTRRYPIGVIGAISPFNFPLNLVCHKLAPCLASGNTMVLKPSSFTPVTAIKLGEIVTAAGAPPGVFNVVPCPAQVGEMLATDPGVAMLTFTGSAEVGWRLKSLAGKKKVTLELGGNAAAIVHEEADLDFAAARLALGGFAYAGQVCIAVQRIFVQRRVFDAFTERLLEATRKTMVGDPADPDTVCGPMITEQAAITAQQWIREALAAGAQLLAGGEGDGAMLEPTVLTNTRPDMKVRSEEVFAPIVTVDPYDTFDEAVAAVNESRFGLQAAIFTNDIRLILQAHDEIVVGGLVVNDYPTFRIDHMPYGGVKDSGFGREGLKYAIEEMTEPRLLVLNLPQKSG, encoded by the coding sequence ATGGCCAAACGCTACCGGATGCTGATCGACGGCGAATGGTGGGAAGGGAAGGACACCTTTGCCGTGACCAACCCGTTTTCTGGCCAGCGGGTAGCGGCGGTGGCGCGCGGTTCACCCGCTGACCTTTCTGCCGCTATTGCTGCGGCGCGACGCGCTTTTGACACCATGCGCCGCATGCCACCCTATGAGCGAGTTGCCCTGCTCCAGGGGATCGTGGCCAACCTGCGCAAGAGAGCCAAGGAGCTTGCCGAAACCATCGTCGCGGAGGCGGGCAAGCCCATACGCTTTGCCCAAGGGGAAGTGGATAGGGCCATCTACACCTTCACCGTGGCTGCCGAGGAAGCAAAGGGCATCGCTGGGGAAGTGATCCCCCTTGATCTTCTGCCAACCGCCAAGGGGCATTTTGGCTACACGCGTCGTTACCCCATCGGCGTAATCGGCGCCATCTCGCCGTTCAACTTCCCGCTGAATCTGGTCTGCCACAAGCTGGCACCATGCTTAGCTTCCGGCAACACCATGGTGCTCAAGCCGTCTTCGTTCACGCCCGTGACTGCCATAAAGTTGGGCGAGATTGTCACCGCCGCTGGCGCGCCGCCCGGGGTGTTCAATGTCGTGCCTTGTCCAGCCCAGGTGGGGGAGATGTTAGCCACCGACCCTGGGGTGGCGATGCTCACCTTCACGGGGAGTGCCGAAGTTGGCTGGCGGCTAAAGAGCTTGGCAGGCAAGAAGAAGGTCACCTTGGAGCTTGGCGGCAACGCCGCCGCCATCGTGCACGAGGAAGCGGATCTGGACTTTGCCGCGGCGCGCCTCGCCCTCGGAGGCTTCGCCTACGCGGGACAAGTGTGCATCGCCGTGCAGCGCATCTTCGTGCAGCGGCGCGTCTTCGACGCCTTCACCGAGCGGCTCTTGGAGGCCACGCGCAAGACCATGGTCGGCGACCCGGCGGACCCTGACACGGTGTGCGGGCCGATGATCACCGAGCAGGCGGCCATCACCGCCCAGCAGTGGATCCGAGAGGCGCTGGCGGCTGGTGCGCAGCTTCTGGCCGGCGGCGAGGGCGACGGGGCGATGCTGGAGCCCACCGTGCTGACCAACACCAGACCCGACATGAAGGTGCGCAGCGAAGAGGTCTTTGCGCCAATTGTCACCGTCGACCCGTATGACACCTTCGACGAAGCGGTGGCCGCAGTGAACGAGTCCCGCTTTGGTCTGCAGGCGGCCATCTTCACCAACGATATCCGGCTCATCCTGCAGGCGCACGACGAGATCGTGGTCGGCGGACTGGTGGTCAACGACTACCCGACGTTCCGCATCGACCACATGCCCTACGGCGGCGTCAAGGACTCCGGCTTTGGCCGCGAGGGGCTGAAGTACGCCATCGAGGAGATGACCGAGCCACGCCTGCTGGTATTGAACCTCCCACAAAAGAGTGGGTGA
- a CDS encoding divalent-cation tolerance protein CutA, which translates to MVEKERKGNPQHEGDEAASEYLVVFVTAATVEEAERIAQALVGERLAACVSVVPNVGSCYRWQGELCTDQEALLIIKTRAALFDAVAAKVRQLHSYQVPEILALPVSRGAESYLRWLAEETRRNEDRG; encoded by the coding sequence TTGGTAGAAAAGGAGCGCAAAGGGAACCCTCAGCATGAGGGCGATGAAGCGGCCAGCGAGTACCTGGTCGTTTTTGTCACTGCCGCCACGGTCGAAGAGGCGGAGCGCATCGCGCAGGCGTTGGTCGGCGAACGCCTGGCCGCCTGCGTGTCGGTGGTCCCCAATGTCGGCTCGTGCTACCGCTGGCAGGGGGAGCTGTGCACAGACCAGGAGGCCCTGCTCATCATCAAGACGCGGGCAGCCCTGTTTGATGCAGTTGCCGCCAAGGTGCGGCAGCTCCACAGCTATCAGGTGCCAGAGATCCTTGCCCTGCCAGTGAGCCGCGGGGCGGAAAGCTACCTCCGTTGGCTCGCCGAAGAAACCAGGAGGAACGAGGATCGCGGCTGA
- a CDS encoding N-acetyltransferase has translation MSATASLVVRPVRTRRDLNRFVKLPWQIYRGNPSWVPPLIADVKKMLDREKNPFFQHSQAEYYLAERDGQTVGRIAAIVNDNHNQFHHEKTGFFGFFECVNDQQVADALFGAAASWLRGKGMEVMRGPMNPSSNDTIGLLLDAYDLPPVIMMTYNPPYYVDLVNRYGMTKAMDVYAYWMDASQPLPEKLITVTEKVQKKEGLTFRSIDMKDFWAEVDRIHQIYNKAWSYNWGFVPMTTEEFHHLAKDLKTVVDPDLAFIAEMHGQPVGFCLTLPDFNQALHKINGRLFPFGLFKLLYYAKKIDRARVITMGVIREYQKRGIDGLFYLETYRRAVAKGYKGGEFSWVLENNVMMRRTAEMMGGRIYKTYRIYDYKL, from the coding sequence ATGTCTGCAACGGCATCGCTGGTGGTCCGTCCTGTTCGCACCCGGCGCGACCTGAACCGTTTCGTGAAATTGCCATGGCAGATCTACCGCGGCAACCCCTCCTGGGTGCCGCCCCTGATTGCCGACGTCAAGAAGATGCTGGACCGTGAGAAGAACCCATTCTTCCAGCACTCCCAGGCGGAGTACTACCTGGCCGAGCGCGACGGCCAGACGGTGGGGCGTATTGCCGCCATCGTGAACGACAACCACAATCAGTTCCACCACGAAAAGACCGGCTTTTTTGGCTTTTTTGAGTGCGTGAACGACCAGCAGGTGGCCGATGCGCTGTTCGGCGCGGCCGCCTCCTGGCTGCGCGGCAAGGGGATGGAGGTCATGCGCGGGCCCATGAACCCCAGCAGCAACGATACCATCGGCCTGCTCCTCGACGCCTATGACCTGCCGCCGGTGATCATGATGACCTACAACCCGCCCTACTACGTCGACCTGGTGAACCGCTACGGGATGACCAAGGCCATGGACGTGTACGCCTACTGGATGGACGCCAGCCAGCCGCTCCCGGAGAAGTTGATTACGGTCACGGAAAAGGTGCAGAAGAAGGAAGGGCTAACCTTCCGCAGCATTGACATGAAGGACTTTTGGGCGGAGGTGGATCGCATCCACCAGATTTACAACAAGGCCTGGAGCTACAACTGGGGCTTTGTGCCCATGACCACCGAGGAGTTCCACCACCTGGCCAAGGACCTGAAGACCGTGGTCGACCCTGACTTGGCCTTCATTGCCGAGATGCACGGTCAACCGGTGGGCTTTTGTCTGACGCTGCCGGACTTTAATCAGGCGCTGCACAAGATCAACGGGCGGCTGTTCCCGTTCGGCCTTTTCAAGCTCCTCTACTACGCTAAGAAGATCGACCGGGCGCGGGTCATCACCATGGGCGTGATTCGCGAATACCAGAAACGCGGCATCGACGGTCTGTTCTACCTGGAGACCTATCGCCGCGCGGTCGCCAAGGGGTACAAAGGGGGAGAGTTCTCCTGGGTGCTGGAAAACAACGTCATGATGCGGCGAACCGCAGAAATGATGGGCGGCAGGATCTACAAGACCTACCGGATCTACGACTACAAGCTGTGA
- a CDS encoding YbjQ family protein: MYVATTESIAGKKVVRYLGLVRGNTIRARHIGHDFMAALRNVVGGEVVDYTKLLSEAREQAVDRMIEQAKALGANAVVGVRFSTSLVMSAAAEILAYGTAVVVE, from the coding sequence ATGTATGTCGCCACAACGGAGAGCATTGCTGGCAAGAAGGTAGTCCGTTACCTGGGATTGGTGCGCGGCAACACCATTCGCGCCCGCCACATCGGCCACGACTTTATGGCGGCGCTGCGCAACGTGGTGGGTGGTGAGGTCGTCGACTACACCAAGTTGTTGTCGGAGGCCCGCGAGCAGGCCGTGGACCGCATGATTGAGCAGGCCAAGGCACTGGGGGCCAACGCGGTGGTAGGTGTTCGGTTCAGCACCTCGTTGGTCATGTCGGCGGCGGCAGAGATTCTCGCGTACGGCACCGCAGTGGTGGTGGAATAG
- a CDS encoding Mut7-C RNAse domain-containing protein produces MKFAVDVMLGKLAKWLRIIGYDTEYGTAWTDAELRAKATRERRMVLTRDRALAESLGPNAGLFIESQNPREQFRQVVETLGLDTEQRLFTICTLCNREVEPVDPREVEHELAEYVRQQQRSFWRCPACGRLYWEGSHIVNAKGWIAASLEKKSAKRTGDS; encoded by the coding sequence ATGAAATTCGCCGTTGATGTCATGTTGGGGAAGCTGGCCAAGTGGCTGCGCATCATCGGCTACGATACCGAGTACGGCACGGCCTGGACGGACGCCGAGCTGCGGGCAAAGGCCACCCGCGAGCGACGCATGGTGCTCACCCGCGACCGCGCCTTGGCCGAGTCGCTCGGGCCCAACGCCGGGCTGTTTATTGAGAGCCAGAATCCCCGCGAACAATTTCGGCAAGTGGTGGAGACCCTCGGTCTGGACACGGAGCAGAGGCTGTTTACCATCTGCACGTTGTGCAACAGAGAGGTCGAGCCAGTGGACCCCCGCGAGGTGGAGCACGAGCTTGCAGAGTACGTGCGCCAGCAGCAGCGCTCATTCTGGCGCTGTCCGGCGTGCGGCCGGCTCTACTGGGAGGGGTCACATATCGTGAACGCGAAAGGGTGGATCGCCGCTTCCTTGGAGAAGAAGAGTGCCAAGCGAACAGGAGATTCGTGA
- a CDS encoding PTS sugar transporter subunit IIA — translation MTREELARLFSGERFIVPMRAKNKEEVLEELVDTFVREGLIRNRAIVLEMLHKRESLGSTGIGKGVAIPHGRSTAVPDVSIAFGRSAQPIDFDSIDGKPAQLFFMVLAPPQELNSRYLPALGRLVELVNESKNRKRLLAAGSFAEFVAVIKGEE, via the coding sequence ATGACGCGTGAAGAACTGGCTCGGCTCTTCTCTGGGGAGCGTTTCATAGTGCCGATGCGGGCGAAGAACAAGGAGGAGGTCCTCGAAGAACTGGTGGATACCTTCGTGCGGGAGGGGTTGATCAGGAATCGTGCCATTGTTCTTGAGATGCTGCACAAGCGCGAGAGTTTGGGCAGCACCGGCATCGGCAAGGGGGTGGCCATCCCCCATGGGCGTTCCACCGCCGTGCCCGACGTCAGCATTGCCTTTGGCAGAAGCGCACAGCCCATCGACTTTGACTCCATCGACGGCAAGCCGGCCCAACTGTTCTTCATGGTGCTGGCCCCGCCGCAAGAGTTGAACAGCCGCTACCTGCCGGCCTTGGGCAGACTGGTGGAGCTGGTCAACGAGAGCAAGAATCGCAAACGTCTGCTGGCGGCGGGAAGCTTTGCAGAATTTGTTGCCGTCATCAAGGGAGAAGAGTGA
- a CDS encoding SCP2 sterol-binding domain-containing protein: MGKTFSSAEELCDILGTVFRRSLQETELGRKLVGLNKSLRFFFRDPEAQITVQVDGAHWEVVCGPCDAPADIKFWMTGDAAHRLWSEKVKPLAAIMARQIRAAGPVRALGEIEAVFSLSSDIYKQVLREKGRQDLLR; the protein is encoded by the coding sequence ATGGGGAAGACCTTTTCTTCTGCTGAAGAGCTCTGTGACATCCTGGGCACTGTTTTCCGTCGCTCTTTGCAGGAGACTGAGCTGGGCAGGAAGCTGGTCGGCCTGAACAAGTCGCTGCGCTTTTTCTTCCGCGACCCAGAGGCACAAATCACCGTGCAGGTAGACGGGGCACACTGGGAGGTGGTGTGTGGACCTTGCGATGCGCCGGCCGATATCAAGTTCTGGATGACGGGCGATGCGGCCCATCGACTCTGGTCAGAGAAGGTGAAGCCCCTGGCCGCCATCATGGCCCGCCAGATCAGGGCAGCCGGCCCTGTGCGTGCCTTGGGGGAGATTGAGGCCGTTTTTTCCCTGTCCAGCGACATTTACAAGCAGGTCCTGCGCGAAAAGGGGAGGCAAGACCTGCTCCGTTGA
- a CDS encoding MBL fold metallo-hydrolase: MQVTILGSGTCIPQWRRSAPAVVVRVQEELMLVDCGAGTLRRLSEAGIDYRGPHLLFLTHFHLDHIADLAAWLFALHNTRELPPGWGLEVLGPKGTTALVNRLRAAHQPWLQELSFQLAVHELGNETRHFAGWQLSTMAVRHGSVALGLRVQVQGRAVAISGDTDYCPAVVELCRDADLAILECSTPDEQKVDGHLTPTLAGRIAQEAGCKKLVLTHLYPPCDQTDILSPCRKQFAGEIVVAEDMMTFVV; the protein is encoded by the coding sequence ATGCAAGTCACCATTCTTGGCTCGGGCACGTGCATCCCGCAGTGGCGGCGCTCGGCGCCCGCCGTCGTGGTCAGGGTGCAGGAGGAGCTCATGCTGGTAGATTGCGGTGCCGGCACCCTGCGGCGCCTGAGCGAGGCCGGCATCGACTACCGTGGGCCGCATCTGCTGTTCCTGACTCATTTCCACCTCGACCACATCGCCGACTTGGCGGCATGGCTCTTTGCTCTGCACAACACCCGTGAATTGCCTCCAGGCTGGGGGCTTGAGGTTCTCGGCCCCAAGGGGACCACGGCTTTGGTCAATCGTTTGCGCGCTGCGCACCAGCCATGGCTGCAGGAGCTCTCCTTTCAGCTCGCCGTGCACGAACTTGGCAACGAAACACGCCACTTCGCCGGCTGGCAATTGAGCACCATGGCCGTGCGCCACGGCAGTGTGGCACTGGGCCTGCGGGTGCAGGTGCAGGGACGGGCAGTGGCTATCTCCGGCGACACGGACTACTGCCCGGCAGTGGTGGAGCTCTGTCGCGACGCGGATTTGGCCATCCTCGAGTGCTCCACGCCCGATGAGCAGAAGGTCGATGGCCATCTGACCCCAACTCTAGCCGGACGCATCGCCCAGGAGGCAGGCTGCAAGAAGTTGGTACTCACGCACCTTTACCCGCCGTGCGACCAGACCGACATCCTGAGCCCATGTCGGAAGCAGTTTGCGGGCGAGATCGTGGTGGCCGAAGATATGATGACGTTTGTGGTCTGA
- a CDS encoding NAD-dependent epimerase/dehydratase family protein gives MKTLVTGANGFIGSHLVEGLVQQGHQVRCLVRASSNLRWLHGLDIELVQGSLADAFSLEPALGGMQVVFHLAGATKAASREGFFAANTQGTATLLDACRAAGCLRVVFVSSQAAAGPSDGTRAKSELDQPTPLTAYGESKLQAELLVREYAAEGEAVIVRPPVVYGPRDRDVLVLFRYVAHRVCPLLGRGPRLLSIVHVDDLVSGLLLAATSAKAPGNTYFVCNDQPVDWEGFADIIAATMGHKCLKLHVPEALLGPVAAISEAVARLMGRPALISREKAREMRERYWVCDNSRTKADLGFVPKVSIEEGVKQTLAWYKAQGWL, from the coding sequence GTGAAGACACTGGTAACAGGCGCAAACGGCTTTATCGGCAGCCACTTGGTAGAGGGGCTGGTGCAGCAGGGCCACCAGGTGCGCTGCCTTGTGCGGGCGAGCAGCAATCTTCGTTGGTTGCACGGTCTGGACATCGAGCTGGTGCAGGGCAGCCTGGCGGACGCTTTTTCGCTTGAACCAGCTCTGGGAGGGATGCAGGTGGTTTTCCATCTGGCCGGGGCGACGAAGGCAGCCTCCCGCGAGGGATTCTTTGCGGCAAACACGCAGGGCACTGCAACCCTTCTCGATGCGTGCCGGGCAGCTGGCTGCCTCCGGGTGGTTTTTGTCTCCAGTCAGGCGGCGGCCGGCCCCAGCGACGGCACCCGCGCCAAGAGCGAGCTGGACCAGCCCACACCGCTCACCGCCTATGGCGAAAGCAAATTGCAGGCAGAGCTCTTGGTGAGGGAGTACGCGGCAGAGGGGGAGGCGGTGATCGTCCGGCCGCCCGTGGTCTACGGGCCGCGCGACCGCGACGTGCTGGTGCTCTTTCGCTATGTGGCACACCGGGTCTGTCCGCTGCTGGGACGAGGTCCCCGCCTGTTGAGCATCGTGCATGTAGATGACCTGGTCAGCGGCCTGCTGCTGGCCGCCACCAGCGCAAAGGCGCCGGGCAACACCTACTTCGTGTGCAACGACCAGCCGGTGGACTGGGAGGGTTTTGCGGACATCATCGCGGCGACCATGGGGCATAAGTGCCTCAAGCTGCATGTGCCCGAGGCGCTACTGGGGCCGGTGGCTGCCATCTCGGAAGCTGTTGCACGGCTGATGGGCAGGCCTGCGCTCATTAGCCGGGAGAAAGCGCGGGAGATGCGCGAGCGATACTGGGTCTGCGATAACTCACGGACCAAAGCCGACCTGGGCTTCGTGCCGAAAGTGAGCATAGAGGAGGGCGTCAAGCAGACCCTGGCCTGGTACAAGGCACAGGGCTGGCTGTGA
- a CDS encoding thioredoxin family protein yields MGQPLELSEANFGEQVTSAPGVVVVDFSAQWCAPCRTVAQVIAEVANEYDGRVKVGNVDVTKNNRLASRFGVAMIPTVLFFKNGKVAGQLAGSISKQRIVDRIEQLL; encoded by the coding sequence ATGGGACAGCCACTGGAGTTGAGCGAGGCGAATTTTGGCGAGCAGGTGACGTCCGCCCCTGGGGTGGTGGTGGTGGACTTTTCTGCGCAATGGTGTGCCCCGTGTCGCACGGTGGCACAGGTCATCGCCGAGGTGGCCAACGAGTATGACGGCAGGGTGAAGGTGGGGAATGTGGACGTCACGAAGAATAACAGGCTGGCCAGCCGCTTTGGCGTGGCGATGATCCCCACCGTGCTCTTCTTCAAGAATGGCAAAGTAGCCGGCCAACTTGCGGGCTCCATTTCCAAGCAGCGGATAGTGGACAGGATCGAACAGCTCCTTTGA
- a CDS encoding C4-type zinc ribbon domain-containing protein: MVKKQLELLVALQDLDMMIREVEDVRQLGFETPSLDKLEKAREELREKIGKPLYATYERLKARYKRAIVPVKDDTCLGCFMRLPTSLAARGREDAEVITCENCGRMLYWLE; this comes from the coding sequence ATGGTCAAGAAGCAGTTGGAACTCCTGGTCGCCTTGCAGGACCTGGATATGATGATCCGCGAGGTGGAGGACGTCAGGCAACTGGGTTTTGAGACGCCCTCCCTTGACAAGTTGGAAAAAGCCCGCGAGGAGCTCAGGGAGAAAATAGGAAAGCCGCTTTACGCAACCTATGAGCGGCTCAAAGCTCGTTACAAACGCGCTATCGTGCCGGTGAAGGACGATACCTGCCTGGGTTGCTTCATGCGCCTGCCCACTTCGCTGGCGGCTCGCGGGCGGGAGGACGCCGAAGTCATCACCTGCGAGAACTGCGGGCGTATGCTCTACTGGCTCGAATAG
- a CDS encoding energy transducer TonB, with translation MSPLSQRVGLRQDSFVLAVVASLIAHLLFLSLWGEARQLHLPAIIQPRQAAAEAKEPEKRLEFELVETPSDAQNELPSAKTHLLSDKRTRARDLYTADDKPVAEAYSEGQSPYRTFSGGFLAGTGPELRPQPQSANESSRPAAAERTSEPGVAVAEEASERVRRERFSPEALAGHPGGSNPAGLFGSDDATYRQVTFSAEELGGVTLNTYAWEFAPYVLEMKRKIRQNIYPPPAFTRLGIISGETVLRFRVLPDGQMTNLEVLGYTGHPSLKETSVLAVRNAAPFKPLPEGFPEEYLELTWTFIYSVTRQ, from the coding sequence ATGTCCCCGTTGAGCCAGAGAGTGGGCCTGCGCCAGGATTCGTTTGTCCTGGCGGTGGTGGCTTCGCTGATCGCCCACCTTCTCTTTCTTTCCTTGTGGGGCGAGGCACGGCAGCTCCACCTGCCGGCAATCATCCAGCCGCGCCAGGCCGCCGCCGAGGCAAAGGAGCCGGAGAAGCGTCTGGAGTTCGAGCTGGTAGAAACGCCCAGCGATGCGCAGAATGAACTGCCCAGTGCGAAGACCCATCTGCTCTCCGACAAGCGCACACGTGCGCGTGACCTGTACACTGCCGACGACAAGCCGGTGGCAGAGGCGTATTCCGAGGGGCAGTCGCCCTATCGCACCTTCAGCGGCGGTTTCTTGGCGGGGACGGGACCTGAGTTGCGCCCGCAACCGCAGTCTGCAAACGAGTCCTCGCGACCTGCAGCGGCAGAGAGGACTTCAGAGCCAGGTGTTGCTGTGGCCGAAGAGGCATCGGAACGAGTGCGACGAGAGCGTTTTAGCCCGGAAGCCCTTGCCGGGCACCCTGGTGGAAGCAACCCGGCCGGGTTGTTCGGCAGCGACGACGCTACCTACCGCCAGGTCACCTTTAGCGCAGAAGAACTTGGCGGAGTGACGTTGAACACGTACGCCTGGGAGTTCGCCCCGTATGTGCTGGAGATGAAGCGCAAGATTCGGCAAAACATCTATCCGCCTCCCGCCTTCACCCGGCTGGGCATTATCAGCGGCGAGACCGTGTTGCGCTTCCGGGTGTTGCCTGACGGGCAGATGACCAACCTGGAGGTGCTCGGCTACACCGGACACCCTTCATTGAAGGAGACCAGCGTGCTGGCGGTAAGGAATGCCGCGCCCTTCAAACCCCTGCCCGAGGGCTTTCCTGAAGAATACCTGGAATTGACATGGACCTTCATCTACTCGGTGACCCGCCAGTGA
- a CDS encoding aminotransferase class I/II-fold pyridoxal phosphate-dependent enzyme — MDLFDKCKSFTRAREAVAAGYYPYFQPIESGAANEVVIRGKKVIMIGSNNYMGLTQDPRVKEAAIQAVRKYGSGCTGSRYLNGTLDIHVELEERLAAFMKREAALVFSTGMQTNLGTISAIAGKDDLIFGDRDNHASIVDACRLSFAKLIKFRHNDMNHLQRLLERSKDHAGGKLIVVDGVFSMGGDIVNLPRLVELARAYGARVMVDDAHSTGVLGANGRGTGEHFGLEDKVDIVMSTFSKSFASIGGFIAADEEVIHYIKHIARSFIFSASPPPAAVATVLACLDIIIKEPERREKLWANVRKMKKGFQELGFNTGNSETPIIPIIIGDDMKTFLLWKRLFEDGVFTNPVVSPAVPPGMSLLRTSYMATHTDEELDIVLEKFKVHGKALGIT, encoded by the coding sequence GTGGACCTGTTCGACAAGTGTAAGAGCTTCACCCGCGCCAGGGAGGCCGTGGCCGCCGGCTACTATCCCTACTTCCAGCCCATCGAGTCAGGGGCAGCCAACGAGGTGGTCATCAGGGGCAAGAAAGTCATCATGATTGGCTCCAACAACTACATGGGCCTGACCCAGGACCCGCGCGTCAAAGAGGCGGCTATCCAGGCGGTGAGAAAGTACGGTTCTGGCTGCACCGGCTCGCGCTACCTCAACGGCACGCTCGACATCCACGTGGAGTTGGAGGAGCGTCTGGCGGCGTTCATGAAGCGCGAAGCTGCCCTGGTGTTCTCCACCGGTATGCAGACAAATCTCGGCACCATTTCGGCCATCGCCGGCAAGGATGACCTCATCTTTGGCGACCGCGATAACCATGCCTCCATTGTGGACGCCTGTCGCCTTTCTTTCGCCAAGCTCATCAAGTTTCGCCACAACGACATGAACCACCTGCAGCGCCTGTTGGAGCGCTCTAAGGACCATGCCGGCGGCAAGCTCATCGTGGTCGACGGCGTGTTTAGCATGGGCGGCGACATTGTGAATCTGCCCCGGCTGGTGGAGCTGGCCCGCGCCTATGGAGCGCGCGTCATGGTGGATGACGCCCACTCCACCGGCGTGCTGGGCGCCAACGGCAGGGGCACCGGCGAGCACTTCGGCCTAGAGGACAAGGTGGACATCGTCATGTCCACCTTCAGCAAGTCCTTCGCCTCCATCGGCGGCTTCATCGCCGCAGACGAGGAGGTGATCCACTACATCAAACACATTGCGCGCTCGTTCATCTTCTCGGCAAGCCCTCCCCCCGCGGCGGTGGCCACGGTGCTGGCCTGCCTGGACATCATCATCAAGGAACCGGAGCGGCGCGAAAAACTGTGGGCCAATGTGCGCAAGATGAAGAAGGGATTCCAGGAACTGGGCTTCAACACCGGCAATAGCGAAACGCCCATCATCCCCATCATCATCGGCGACGACATGAAGACCTTCCTCCTGTGGAAACGCCTCTTTGAAGACGGTGTGTTCACCAATCCGGTGGTCAGTCCGGCGGTGCCGCCTGGCATGTCCTTGCTCCGCACCAGCTACATGGCCACGCACACCGACGAGGAGCTGGACATTGTCCTGGAAAAATTCAAGGTGCACGGCAAGGCTCTGGGCATCACTTGA